The genomic DNA GCGGACGTTGAGCGTCTGTTGCGCGGACGCTGCGATCGGGGTTGCCAGCGCGAGTGCCATGGCGGCGGAGAGGAGGAATTTACGGGTCATTGGCCTTGCACTATGAGGTTGACCGAGGCGACGGCGGCGCCGCGCTCGACGGTCAGGGACAGGCGCGCGCCGGGCGCGATCTGGTTCTGGAGCGAAGCCAGGTCGCCGACCGGCTGGCCGTTCACCTGACTGATGATGTCGCCGGGGCGGAATCCGGCGGTGGCGAAGGCTGCACCTTTGGCCATCACGGCCAGTCCGGTGATCCGGCCATTCTGCATCCGGGGGGCAAAGCCGATCTCGCGCTTCAGTGTGTCGGCGGTCGGGCTGGCCGTGGCGACGGGCGGCGGCGGCGCGGCGCTCTGCCAGCCCGGCCCGCCCTGCGCGGGGAGCGGAGCAGGTGCGGCGGGCGCGGGCGTCGACTGGTCGAGGAACAATTGCTCCTCCGCGCCGCCGCGATCGATCGTCACATGATCGAAGGCGACCGACTTCAGCACCACGCCGGGCAGGATTTCATCCCCCACGGCAAAGCTGTTCTGCACCCCGTCCGGG from Sphingobium sp. CAP-1 includes the following:
- a CDS encoding type II secretion system protein N, which gives rise to MHVPLGDRMRRLGQGRDASWRGVDWLAWLERGLLLLVALLLVRLAWAIVTPVGSFGPWEGRQAQLLSPGARQALFASFDPFFRTGAPQQGGGVVTSLALTVYGIRLNEGSGLGSAIIAGPDGVQNSFAVGDEILPGVVLKSVAFDHVTIDRGGAEEQLFLDQSTPAPAAPAPLPAQGGPGWQSAAPPPPVATASPTADTLKREIGFAPRMQNGRITGLAVMAKGAAFATAGFRPGDIISQVNGQPVGDLASLQNQIAPGARLSLTVERGAAVASVNLIVQGQ